A DNA window from Zingiber officinale cultivar Zhangliang chromosome 3A, Zo_v1.1, whole genome shotgun sequence contains the following coding sequences:
- the LOC122053661 gene encoding auxin-responsive protein SAUR71-like yields the protein MRKQQQQQQGEAAAGEERAPRKGHVPVLIGLGQELRRFTVRVEELRHPSFVKLLDMAAREFGYRQEGVLRIPCDEKRFRQVMQEITGNPVR from the coding sequence ATGaggaagcagcagcagcagcaacaggGTGAGGCGGCGGCGGGAGAAGAGAGGGCGCCGCGCAAAGGGCATGTGCCGGTGCTCATTGGGCTGGGGCAGGAGCTGCGGAGGTTCACGGTGAGGGTGGAGGAGCTGAGGCACCCGAGCTTCGTGAAGCTGCTGGACATGGCGGCCAGGGAGTTCGGGTACCGGCAGGAGGGAGTGCTTAGGATTCCTTGCGACGAAAAACGATTCAGGCAGGTGATGCAGGAGATCACCGGCAATCCTGTTCGATAG